The Jeotgalibacillus haloalkalitolerans DNA segment AAGCCTGTTACTTCATCTACACCTTTTACTGTAACCCCATTGTCAGCAAGCAGTGTTTTTGTCCCGCCAGTTGATAGAATCTCATATCCAAGAGACTGTAATTGCTCTGCAAATTCTACAATGCCTGCTTTTTCAGAGACACTGATTAACGCACGTTTTGTCATTTTGTTTCCTCCAATGCTTCAGCAAATAGCTGGTTAAGTGTTTCAGGGTAAAGGCGATGCTCAATTCCGTGGATCACCTTTTCAATCTCATCTCTTTCCCATCCATCAGGAATCTTAAAAGGCTCCTGCACAATCACAGGCCCTGTATCCATTCCTTCATCTACATAATGAATCGTCACACCTGTTACTTTCATCCCGCTGTCGATTGCCTGTCCAAGCGCGTCTTTCCCCGGAAATGCAGGGAGAAGTGATGGATGCACATTGACAATACGTTTCGGATAGGCCTGAAGAAGGACAGAACCGATAAGTCTCATATACCCTGCTAATACCAGCCATTCTACTTCTTTTTCATGAAGCATTTCAAGAATTGCTGTCTCATACTCAGCTTTTGACGGAAAATCTTTAGGATTCAATGCGCAAACATCAACCCCAAGTGCTTCTGCACGATTGACGGCAAACGCACCAGGTTTGTCCGTGACGAGCAGCACGAGGGAGCCTTTTAATCTGCCATCACGGATTGCCTGGGCGATTGCTTCAAAGTTACTGCCGCTTCCTGATGCAAATACCGCAAATTTAACCTCACTCATGTATGGTTACCTTCTTTCCGCTTCCAGCTGTCACGTGACCAATCTCGTAGCTTTCTTCACCTGCATCTGCAAGCTTTCTCTGAACAGCTGCTGCATAATCTGGACGCACTGCAAACACAAAGCCGATTCCCATATTAAATACGCTGAACATTTCCTGATCTGAAAAGTCTCCGGCTTTTTGAATCAGATCAAATACCGGAAGTACCGGCCAGCTGTTATTGTTCACTTCAATGGATGTTCCTTCAGGCAGCATACGTGGAAGGTTTTCATAGAATCCGCCACCGGTGATATGTGCCATTCCAGTGATTTCACCCGCTGCAAGTGCTGTTTTTACAGCTTTAGGATACAGGCGTGTTGGTGTTAATAGAACTTCACCAAGTGTTTCTTCAAATCCCTCGGGACGGTCAGTGAGCTGCATTTGACTTTGCTCAAGCAGTACTTTTCTGACCAGTGAAAAGCCATTGCTGTGAATCCCGCTTGACGGTAATCCGATTAATACATCTCCAGGCTGAATCGCTTCCCCTGTAATGATCCGGCTTTTTTCAGCGGCTCCAACGGCAAACCCTGCCATGTCATACTCATCTTCTTCATACATACCAGGCATTTCAGCAGTTTCTCCGCCAATTAAGGCACAGCCGGAGTCTACACATGCGTCTGCGATTCCTTTTACAAGCTGTTCAATCTTTTCAGGCTCTGCTTTACCGACTGCCAGGTAATCAAGGAAATACAGTGGCTCTGCGCCCTGGGCAGCAATATCATTTACACACATTGCCACACAGTCAACGCCGATTGTGTCATGCTTGTCCATGGCAAATGCAAGCTTCAGCTTTGTTCCGACACCGTCTGTTCCCGAGATCAGGACTGGTTCCTTGTAATTCAGGGCTGACAGGTCAAACATTCCGCCAAAACCGCCGAATGCGCCCATAATGCCTGCGCGCTCTGTGCGTTTCACATGCTTTTTCATACGCTCTACTGCTTCGTATCCTGCTTCGATGTTAACTCCGGCCTGTTTGTAGGCATCAGACATGAATGTTCCTCCTTGAATACGCTGTTGGGTCTTGGCGCACGATCTCCGTTTCAGGGGGACGCTTTCCGCGGCCGGGCGGTGAGCCAGCAGGCTTCGCCATATGCCTCACCTGTTTCTTCCTGCCGCAGGAGTCGCCTCCTTATACTGCGATCTACGCTGTGGATCTTAAGAAAACCTCTTAATGAATTCATTGCATTCTATCGTTTAAGTCATAAATTTAATTAATATTAATGCGCCAGTTCTTTTTCGTACGGATGCAGGGTATCCGGGTAAATCTCGGTTGGATACTTTCCTGTAAAGCATGCCAGACAGTGTCCGCGGTTTTCACCTTCATCTTCGCGGCCGACCGCTTTAACGAGTCCTTCTACACTGAGAAATGATAATGTATCAGCACCGATTTGCTGACGGATTTCTTCGACAGAGTGTTTAGAAGCGATCAGCTCTTCATGACTGCTTGTATCAATTCCGTAAAAGCACGGATTTTTAATCGGCGGTGAACTGATGACAACATGCACTTCAGTCGCACCGGCTTCCTTCAGCATTTTCACGATACGGCGGCTGGTTGTTCCGCGAACGATTGAATCATCCACCATAACCACACGCTTACCTTCAACAACACCTCTGACCGGTGACAGCTTCATTTTGACACCCTGCTCCCGAAGCTCCTGAGAGGGTTGAATAAATGTACGGCCAATATAACGGTTTTTGATTAGTCCCATTTCATAAGGAATCGATGCTTCCTCAGCGTAGCCGATTGCTGCTGAAATACTTGAGTCAGGGACCCCTGTTACGACATCTGCTTCAATCGGGAATTCCTGCGCAAGCTGCTTGCCGAGACGCTTTCTCGCCGAGTGAATGTTGATCCCGTCGATGTCACTGTCCGGACGTGAGAAGTAGATATATTCCATTGAACAGATCGCACGGTTTGTTGCATATGAAAAGCGCTCTGAGCGGATGCCTTCATCATTAATAATCAACAGTTCTCCGGGCTCTACCGAACGGATGACTTCTGCACCGATAATGTCAAATGCACACGTCTCAGATGCTACTGCATAGCCGTCACCGACTTTTGCAAGCGTCAACGGTCTTAAACCATGCGGATCCAGCGCAACCATTAATTCAGTTTCAGTCATGATGACAAAAGCATAAGCCCCTTTTAACATAGTCAGTGCGTTCTTCACACGTTCCTCAAGGGATGCATATCCGCTTCTTTTAATGAGGTGTGCAAGTACTTCCGTATCTGATGTTGTCTGAAGGATGCTTCCCTGACGTTCAAGCTGGTGTTTTAACTGATTGGCATTCACCAGGTTCCCATTGTGGGCAAGTGTCAGGGTGCCACTTTGAGAGCGGAAGACAAGCGGCTGAACGTTTTCATAGCCGCCGCCTCCTGCAGTTGCATAGCGGACGTGTCCAATTGCGCCATGCCCCTTCAACTCTTCAAGCATTTCCTGGGTAAATACCTCTGTTACAAGCCCCTCACCTTTAGAAAAAGATAAGTTTTCTCCGTCAGTCGCAGCGATTCCCGCTCCTTCCTGACCGCGGTGCTGTAAGCTTTGAAGTGCGTAATACGTCATCTGTGCAGCCTGTTCGTGGCCCCAGACGCCGAAGACGCCACATTCTTCATTTAATCCTTTTAATTCAGCAAGCATGGGATTGCTCCTCTCCAGCTCTCTTCAAATTTTTCTACTGGCTGGTCGATAACAGCTGCTCCGTTATGCACAACTTTTAATACAGGCTGTGCTGTCACTTCACCAATTTTCTTTGCGCCTGTCAGTTCTTCAAATGCTTCCTGATTTTCCGGCTTCACACTGATCAGGAATCTTGATTGTGTTTCGCTGAAGAGTTCAGTTACTGCAGAACCTTCTGTTTCAGCTGTAACACCAAGACCTGAACCGAATGCCGACTCAGCAAGCGCCACTGCAAGACCGCCTTCAGCAAGATCGTGTGCAGATTGTACAAGTCCCTGCTGGATTGCTGTTAACACCTTTTGCTGACGATCAAGTTCTGTTGCTAAATCAAGCTCAGGTGCTTTCCCTGAGATCTCTCCTGCAGTCAGCTTTTGAAGCTCACTTCCTCCAAACTCAGTTTTTGTATCCCCAATAAGGTATACAGCGTCTCCTGCCTGCTTGAAGCTTTGAGTTGTAATATGATCCAGCTTTTCAATCAGGCCAACCATTCCGACAACCGGTGTCGGGTAGACCGCTGTACCGTTTGTTTCGTTATATAAAGAAACGTTTCCGCCAATAACAGGTGCATTCAGCACGCGGCACGCTTCACTCATACCATCCACGGATTTCTCCATCTGCCAGAAAATCTCCGGCTTATCAGGACTTCCAAAGTTCAGGCAGTCTGTAATCGCAAGCGGACGTCCGCCTGAGCAGACAATGTTACGTGCAGCTTCTGCCACTGCGATTTTCCCGCCTGTCTCAGGATCAAGATACAAATAGCGTGAATTGCAGTCTGTTGTCATTGCAAGCGCCTTTTCAGTGCCGCGGATACGAAGAACGGCTGCATCAGAACCAGGCGTTACAACCGTGTTTGTGCGCACCTGATAGTCATACTGATCATAGACCCATTCTTTACTCGCGATAGTCGGTTGTTTTAAAAGTGCATGCAGCGTTTCTTCCACATTTTCAACTTCAGGTTCCTGATTTTCAATCGCCTGGAATTCACGATAGTAAACAGGCTCTTTTGAAGGCTTATGATAGACCGGTGCATCTTCAGCAAGCGCATCAACCGGTACATCTGCTACAACGTTTCCTTCATGAAGAAGACGGAGACGCTTATCATCTGTAACCGTTCCGACAGCTACTGCATCAAGGTCATACTTATGGAACAGCTCCTGAATTTCTTTTTCGCGCCCTTTTTCAATGACAATCAGCATACGCTCTTGTGATTCAGACAGCATCATTTCATAAGCTGACATACCTGTTTCACGCTGTGGGACAAGATCAAGGTTCATTTCAATACCTGAACCTGCTTTACTTGCCATCTCAGCTGACGAGCTTGTCAGACCCGCTGCACCCATATCCTGAATGCCGATCAGCGCATCGTTTTTAATCAGTTCAAGGCATGCTTCAAGCAGAAGCTTTTCCATAAATGGATCTCCCACCTGTACTGCTGGACGCTTTTCATCTGAGTCCTCTGTTAGTTCTTCAGATGCAAATGTCGCACCGTGGATGCCATCGCGGCCAGTTTTTGCCCCGACATACATCACTGTGTTACCAACACCCTTTGCCTGGCCTTTCTGAATCTCATCATGATTAATCAGCCCGACACACATGGCATTAACAAGCGGGTTACCGTCATAAGATTTGTCAAACTGGACTTCGCCGCCGACTGTCGGAATGCCGATACAGTTACCGTATCCTGCGATCCCTGCAACTACCTGCTCAAATAAGTACCGAACACGAGGAGAATCCAGTTCTCCAAAGCGTAGGGAATTGAGTATCGCAATGGGTCTAGCTCCCATTGAAAATACGTCCCGTATAATGCCGCCGACACCTGTCGCCGCACCCTGGTAAGGTTCGATGGCAGATGGGTGATTATGACTCTCGATTTTAAATGCCACTGCCTGGCCGTCTCCAATATCAACAATGCCAGCTCCTTCTCCCGGTCCCTGAAGTACCTGCTCACCTGTGACAGGGAATTTCTTTAAAAGAGGCTTTGAATTTTTATAGCTGCAGTGCTCTGACCACATCACTGAAAATAATCCAAGCTCTGTATAGTTAGGCAATCTGCCCAGGATCTTCTCTACAAGGCTGAATTCTTCATCAGTCAGCCCCATTTCTCGGTAGATTTTCTCATCCTTGATTTGCTGATCTGCCGGTTCAAGCATTAACGACATGAGAGTCCCTCCAGTGTTTTACGATTGATTGAAACAATTTAAGCCCATCCGCACTTCCTAACAGCTCGTCCACAGCACGTTCAGGGTGAGGCATCATGCCAAGTACATTTCCTTTTTCATTCGTGATCCCTGCAATTGAAAGCAGGCTGCCATTTGGATTATCTGCATAACGGAAAGCGATCTGTCCGTTTGCTTCAAGCTGCTTTAGTGTGTCTGCGTCACAGAAATAGTTGCCTTCACCATGAGCGACTGGTACTGTGATCCGCTCATTTGGCTGATAGGCTTGTGTAAACATTGTCCCGTTATTGACAACTTCAAGTTCGACAGGTCGACAGATAAATTTCAGTCCCTGATTACGAAGCATAGCGCCAGGCAGCAATCCTGCTTCAAGCAGAATCTGGAATCCGTTACATACGCCAAGCACAGGCTTACCGGCTTCAGCAGCCTTCACCACTTCAGTCATCACATTCGAAAAGCGTGCGATAGACCCTGAACGCAGGTAATCTCCATAAGAGAACCCGCCAGGCAGTAAAACGCCGTCAAACTGACTTAAGTCAGCCTCATCATGCCAGACGTATTCAACTTCCTCACCAAGCTCATCCTTTACTGCGTGATACATGTCAATGTCACAGTTTGATCCTGGAAATACAATGACCGCAAACTTCATTGTGTAACGGCCTCCTCCACTTCAAACTCATAGTTCTCAATAACTGTATTTGCAAGAAGCTTCTCGCACATTTCTTTAACCGTTTCTTCAAGCGGACGGTCAGACGGCTCAATTAAAAGCTCCAGGTATTTTCCGATTCGTACATCCTGCACTTCGTGATAATCCATTGCATGAAGTGAATTCTTTACTGCTGTTCCCTGCGGATCAAGTACACTCTCTCTTAACGTTACATGAACTTTAACTTTTATCATGATTTGACGCCTCCCAGTCGGTTTAATACCTTTTCATAAGCTTCTGTCAGACTTCCAAGATTCCGTCTGAACACATCTTTATCCATCTTCTCACCCGTTTTAATATCCCAAAGCCTGCACGTATCAGGGGAAATCTCATCAGCAAGCAGCACCTGTCCGTTTTCATCACGTCCAAATTCAAGCTTGAAATCGATTAAATCAAGACCGATTTCTTTGAAAAATGCGGTCATGACCTGATTCACCTGAAGCCCTTTTTCTTTTAAAAGGGACAGTTCCTCAGCTGAAGCAAGTCCGAGAACATCAATGTGATCTTCATTAATCAGCGGATCACCGAGATCATCGTCCTTGTAAT contains these protein-coding regions:
- the purL gene encoding phosphoribosylformylglycinamidine synthase subunit PurL, with protein sequence MSLMLEPADQQIKDEKIYREMGLTDEEFSLVEKILGRLPNYTELGLFSVMWSEHCSYKNSKPLLKKFPVTGEQVLQGPGEGAGIVDIGDGQAVAFKIESHNHPSAIEPYQGAATGVGGIIRDVFSMGARPIAILNSLRFGELDSPRVRYLFEQVVAGIAGYGNCIGIPTVGGEVQFDKSYDGNPLVNAMCVGLINHDEIQKGQAKGVGNTVMYVGAKTGRDGIHGATFASEELTEDSDEKRPAVQVGDPFMEKLLLEACLELIKNDALIGIQDMGAAGLTSSSAEMASKAGSGIEMNLDLVPQRETGMSAYEMMLSESQERMLIVIEKGREKEIQELFHKYDLDAVAVGTVTDDKRLRLLHEGNVVADVPVDALAEDAPVYHKPSKEPVYYREFQAIENQEPEVENVEETLHALLKQPTIASKEWVYDQYDYQVRTNTVVTPGSDAAVLRIRGTEKALAMTTDCNSRYLYLDPETGGKIAVAEAARNIVCSGGRPLAITDCLNFGSPDKPEIFWQMEKSVDGMSEACRVLNAPVIGGNVSLYNETNGTAVYPTPVVGMVGLIEKLDHITTQSFKQAGDAVYLIGDTKTEFGGSELQKLTAGEISGKAPELDLATELDRQQKVLTAIQQGLVQSAHDLAEGGLAVALAESAFGSGLGVTAETEGSAVTELFSETQSRFLISVKPENQEAFEELTGAKKIGEVTAQPVLKVVHNGAAVIDQPVEKFEESWRGAIPCLLN
- the purQ gene encoding phosphoribosylformylglycinamidine synthase subunit PurQ, whose product is MKFAVIVFPGSNCDIDMYHAVKDELGEEVEYVWHDEADLSQFDGVLLPGGFSYGDYLRSGSIARFSNVMTEVVKAAEAGKPVLGVCNGFQILLEAGLLPGAMLRNQGLKFICRPVELEVVNNGTMFTQAYQPNERITVPVAHGEGNYFCDADTLKQLEANGQIAFRYADNPNGSLLSIAGITNEKGNVLGMMPHPERAVDELLGSADGLKLFQSIVKHWRDSHVVNA
- the purN gene encoding phosphoribosylglycinamide formyltransferase codes for the protein MSEVKFAVFASGSGSNFEAIAQAIRDGRLKGSLVLLVTDKPGAFAVNRAEALGVDVCALNPKDFPSKAEYETAILEMLHEKEVEWLVLAGYMRLIGSVLLQAYPKRIVNVHPSLLPAFPGKDALGQAIDSGMKVTGVTIHYVDEGMDTGPVIVQEPFKIPDGWERDEIEKVIHGIEHRLYPETLNQLFAEALEETK
- the purF gene encoding amidophosphoribosyltransferase — encoded protein: MLAELKGLNEECGVFGVWGHEQAAQMTYYALQSLQHRGQEGAGIAATDGENLSFSKGEGLVTEVFTQEMLEELKGHGAIGHVRYATAGGGGYENVQPLVFRSQSGTLTLAHNGNLVNANQLKHQLERQGSILQTTSDTEVLAHLIKRSGYASLEERVKNALTMLKGAYAFVIMTETELMVALDPHGLRPLTLAKVGDGYAVASETCAFDIIGAEVIRSVEPGELLIINDEGIRSERFSYATNRAICSMEYIYFSRPDSDIDGINIHSARKRLGKQLAQEFPIEADVVTGVPDSSISAAIGYAEEASIPYEMGLIKNRYIGRTFIQPSQELREQGVKMKLSPVRGVVEGKRVVMVDDSIVRGTTSRRIVKMLKEAGATEVHVVISSPPIKNPCFYGIDTSSHEELIASKHSVEEIRQQIGADTLSFLSVEGLVKAVGREDEGENRGHCLACFTGKYPTEIYPDTLHPYEKELAH
- the purM gene encoding phosphoribosylformylglycinamidine cyclo-ligase, with product MSDAYKQAGVNIEAGYEAVERMKKHVKRTERAGIMGAFGGFGGMFDLSALNYKEPVLISGTDGVGTKLKLAFAMDKHDTIGVDCVAMCVNDIAAQGAEPLYFLDYLAVGKAEPEKIEQLVKGIADACVDSGCALIGGETAEMPGMYEEDEYDMAGFAVGAAEKSRIITGEAIQPGDVLIGLPSSGIHSNGFSLVRKVLLEQSQMQLTDRPEGFEETLGEVLLTPTRLYPKAVKTALAAGEITGMAHITGGGFYENLPRMLPEGTSIEVNNNSWPVLPVFDLIQKAGDFSDQEMFSVFNMGIGFVFAVRPDYAAAVQRKLADAGEESYEIGHVTAGSGKKVTIHE
- the purS gene encoding phosphoribosylformylglycinamidine synthase subunit PurS, with the translated sequence MIKVKVHVTLRESVLDPQGTAVKNSLHAMDYHEVQDVRIGKYLELLIEPSDRPLEETVKEMCEKLLANTVIENYEFEVEEAVTQ